From Salipiger profundus, a single genomic window includes:
- a CDS encoding LysR family transcriptional regulator: MATGLASALIGQGLQMRHLRLAAALQESGQVSLAAEQIGLTQPAASRMLGELETILGVPFCTRGPRGVLLTPVGEVFAERARRILIELDTANEELALVARGEQGRVRVGAVTAASISIVAPVLEELTASHPGIRTEISVGTSEALAQQLLEGAIDFALCRIPDRMEARLFEARQLKHERISIIAHSDHPLADRVVPERDLAGERWVMQPQGTPLRRAVDRHFMGQGLEPPNVVTATTSLLIHVAMVTRSRAIAAVASDVKDLLVADRLGPLGIREIRLAVHPLVPPFSLLRLRGHQLLPVAELAYERIYAQATGG; this comes from the coding sequence ATGGCCACGGGGCTTGCCAGCGCACTGATCGGACAGGGATTGCAGATGCGCCACCTGCGGCTCGCGGCCGCGCTGCAGGAAAGCGGCCAGGTCAGCCTCGCGGCGGAACAGATCGGCCTGACCCAACCCGCCGCGAGCCGGATGCTCGGCGAGCTCGAGACCATTCTGGGCGTGCCCTTCTGCACCCGCGGCCCGCGCGGCGTGCTGCTGACCCCTGTGGGCGAAGTCTTCGCCGAGCGCGCCCGCCGCATCCTGATCGAACTCGACACCGCGAACGAGGAACTGGCGCTCGTGGCGCGCGGCGAACAGGGCCGCGTGCGCGTCGGTGCGGTGACCGCGGCCTCGATCTCCATCGTCGCGCCGGTGCTCGAGGAGCTGACCGCCTCGCACCCCGGCATCCGCACCGAGATCAGCGTCGGCACTTCCGAGGCGCTGGCCCAGCAACTGCTCGAGGGCGCCATCGACTTCGCCCTCTGCCGCATCCCCGACCGGATGGAGGCGCGGCTCTTCGAGGCCCGCCAGCTCAAGCACGAGCGGATCTCGATCATCGCCCACAGTGACCATCCGCTCGCCGACCGGGTCGTGCCCGAACGCGATCTCGCCGGCGAGCGCTGGGTGATGCAGCCGCAGGGCACGCCGCTGCGCCGCGCCGTGGACCGTCATTTCATGGGACAGGGGCTCGAGCCGCCGAACGTGGTCACGGCAACGACCTCGCTGCTCATCCACGTGGCCATGGTGACCCGGTCGCGCGCCATCGCCGCGGTCGCATCGGACGTGAAGGACCTTCTGGTCGCGGACCGGCTCGGCCCCCTCGGGATCCGCGAAATCCGCCTCGCCGTGCACCCTCTGGTGCCGCCCTTCTCGCTGCTGCGCCTGCGCGGTCACCAGCTGCTGCCGGTGGCCGAGCTCGCCTACGAACGCATCTACGCGCAGGCCACGGGCGGCTGA
- the araD1 gene encoding AraD1 family protein, which produces MHLSQITDGSGALRVVLREGEAAHELTGATSTYDLAMQAISEGRSLEALLADAPRGAAVDLEQVAREGRFALPMAHPDPAHMYLCGTGLTHLGSASTRDAMHGGGSEHVSDSMKMFRLGIEGGKPDAGRVGAQPEWFYKGPGSHAVPCGAALTSPAFALDGGEEPEIAGYYVIGPDGTPFRVGFSLCNEFSDHVTERLNYLFLAHSKLRPAAFGPELRLGELPRDIRGRSRIFRDGEAIFDQPFLSGEENMSHSIANLEHHHFKYAAFRQPGDLHLHMFGTATLSCGAGIETRPGDRFEISAPDFGQPLTNTLALEDAPAERAVETAPL; this is translated from the coding sequence ATGCATCTATCACAGATCACCGACGGCAGCGGCGCGCTCCGCGTCGTGCTGCGCGAGGGGGAGGCGGCCCACGAGCTGACCGGTGCCACCTCGACCTACGATCTCGCCATGCAGGCGATCTCGGAGGGCCGCAGCCTCGAGGCCCTTCTGGCCGATGCCCCGCGCGGCGCGGCGGTGGACCTCGAGCAGGTTGCCCGCGAGGGACGCTTTGCACTGCCGATGGCGCATCCCGATCCGGCGCACATGTATCTCTGCGGCACCGGGCTCACCCATCTCGGCTCGGCCTCGACCCGCGACGCGATGCACGGCGGCGGCTCCGAGCATGTCTCGGACAGCATGAAGATGTTCCGCCTGGGCATCGAGGGCGGCAAACCGGACGCCGGCCGCGTCGGTGCCCAGCCCGAGTGGTTCTACAAGGGTCCCGGCAGCCACGCCGTGCCCTGCGGCGCGGCGCTGACCTCGCCCGCCTTCGCGCTCGACGGTGGCGAGGAGCCCGAGATTGCCGGCTACTACGTGATCGGGCCGGACGGCACGCCGTTCCGCGTGGGGTTCTCGCTCTGCAACGAGTTCTCGGACCATGTGACCGAGCGGCTCAACTACCTGTTCCTCGCGCATTCGAAGCTGCGTCCGGCGGCCTTCGGCCCCGAGCTGCGGCTGGGCGAGCTGCCGCGCGACATCCGCGGGCGCTCGCGGATCTTCCGCGACGGCGAGGCGATCTTCGACCAGCCCTTCCTGTCGGGCGAGGAGAACATGTCGCACAGCATCGCGAACCTCGAACACCACCACTTCAAGTATGCCGCCTTCCGGCAGCCGGGGGATCTGCATCTGCACATGTTCGGCACCGCGACGCTGTCCTGCGGGGCGGGAATCGAGACCCGGCCCGGCGACCGCTTCGAGATCTCGGCGCCCGATTTCGGCCAGCCCCTGACCAACACGCTTGCGCTCGAGGACGCGCCCGCCGAGCGGGCGGTCGAAACGGCGCCGCTGTGA
- the araD gene encoding L-arabinonate dehydratase codes for MKASDFKPAEWPRKLRSQEWYGGTSRDAIYHRGWMKNQGYPHDVFDGRPVIGILNTWADLTPCNGHLRELAEKVKAGVWEAGGLPVEVPVFSASENTFRPTAMMFRNLAAMAVEEAMRGQPMDGAVLLVGCDKTTPSLLMGAASVDMPSIVVTGGPMLNGYFRGERVGSGTHLWKFSEAVKAGEMTQEEFMEAEQSMSRSSGTCNTMGTASTMASMAEALGMALSGNAAIPAVDSRRRVMAMESGRRIVDMVKEDLKPSDVLTREAFENAIRTNGAIGGSTNAVVHLLAIAGRVGVDLTLDDWDRCGRDVATIVNLMPSGKYLMEEFYYAGGLPVVLKRLLDAGQLNAEALTVSGTAIGDEVRDVVNHNEDVILPVEKALTPQGGIAVLKGNLAPKGAVLKPSAATPELLTHRGRAVVFEDIDDYKARIADEDLDIDETCVMVLKNCGPKGYPGMAEVGNMGLPPKVLRKGITDMIRISDARMSGTAYGTVILHTSPEAAAGGPLAVVRSGDMIEVDVPNRRLHLDISEAELAERLTAWEAKHEQAASGYLWLHQTHVEGADTGADLDFLKGRRGSYVAKDSH; via the coding sequence ATGAAGGCAAGCGACTTCAAACCCGCCGAATGGCCCCGCAAGCTGCGCAGCCAGGAATGGTATGGCGGCACCAGCCGGGACGCGATCTACCACCGGGGCTGGATGAAGAACCAGGGCTACCCGCATGACGTCTTCGACGGGCGTCCGGTGATCGGCATCCTCAACACATGGGCGGATCTCACGCCGTGCAACGGCCACCTGCGCGAACTCGCCGAGAAGGTGAAGGCGGGGGTGTGGGAGGCCGGCGGCCTGCCCGTCGAGGTGCCGGTGTTCTCGGCCTCGGAAAACACCTTTCGCCCGACGGCGATGATGTTCCGCAACCTCGCCGCGATGGCGGTCGAGGAAGCGATGCGCGGCCAGCCGATGGACGGTGCGGTGCTGCTGGTCGGTTGCGACAAGACCACGCCTTCGCTGCTGATGGGCGCGGCCTCGGTCGACATGCCGTCGATCGTGGTCACCGGCGGCCCGATGCTGAACGGCTACTTCCGCGGCGAGCGCGTCGGCTCCGGCACCCACCTGTGGAAATTCTCGGAGGCTGTGAAGGCCGGCGAGATGACTCAGGAAGAGTTCATGGAGGCCGAGCAGAGCATGTCGCGCTCGTCGGGCACCTGCAATACCATGGGCACCGCCTCGACGATGGCGAGCATGGCCGAGGCGCTGGGCATGGCGCTGTCTGGCAACGCCGCGATCCCCGCGGTCGACAGCCGTCGCCGGGTGATGGCGATGGAGTCGGGCCGGCGCATCGTGGACATGGTGAAGGAAGACCTGAAGCCTTCCGACGTGCTGACCCGCGAGGCCTTCGAGAACGCCATCCGCACCAACGGGGCCATCGGCGGCTCGACCAACGCGGTGGTGCACCTGCTGGCCATCGCCGGACGCGTGGGCGTGGACCTGACGCTTGACGACTGGGACCGCTGCGGCCGCGACGTGGCGACCATCGTCAACCTGATGCCGTCGGGGAAATACCTGATGGAGGAATTCTACTACGCCGGCGGTCTTCCGGTGGTGCTGAAACGCCTGCTGGATGCCGGGCAGCTCAACGCCGAGGCGCTCACCGTCTCGGGCACCGCCATCGGTGACGAGGTCCGCGACGTGGTGAACCACAACGAGGACGTGATCCTGCCCGTCGAGAAGGCGCTGACCCCGCAGGGCGGCATCGCGGTGCTGAAGGGCAACCTCGCGCCGAAGGGGGCGGTTCTGAAACCCTCGGCGGCAACGCCGGAGCTGCTCACGCACAGGGGGCGCGCCGTGGTGTTCGAGGACATCGACGACTACAAGGCGCGCATCGCCGACGAGGATCTCGACATCGACGAGACCTGCGTGATGGTGCTGAAGAACTGCGGACCCAAGGGCTATCCCGGCATGGCCGAGGTCGGCAACATGGGGCTGCCGCCCAAGGTCCTGCGCAAGGGCATCACCGACATGATCCGCATCTCGGATGCGCGCATGTCGGGCACCGCCTATGGCACGGTGATCCTGCATACCTCGCCCGAGGCCGCCGCCGGCGGCCCGCTGGCCGTGGTGCGCAGCGGCGACATGATCGAGGTCGACGTGCCGAACCGGCGGCTGCATCTCGACATCTCCGAGGCCGAGCTCGCCGAGCGCCTGACCGCCTGGGAAGCGAAGCACGAGCAGGCGGCGTCGGGCTACCTCTGGCTGCACCAGACGCATGTCGAGGGTGCCGACACCGGCGCGGACCTCGACTTCCTCAAGGGCCGTCGCGGCTCTTACGTGGCGAAGGACAGCCACTGA
- a CDS encoding 2-hydroxyacid dehydrogenase, with product MEGGDTMTTPCLAIGPFTDTEAAALSETFGARRLAHPSEVADGAGIRVVAYKGGAPFGAAEMDRLPELGLVANFGVGYDAIDVDAARARGIAVTNTPYVLNDDVADLAVALTLAQFRRLAEGDRHVRSGAWADGAMPLARKMSGRPVGILGLGRVGREIADRFAAFKGPVHYWSRSPKDTPGWTHHATPAALAAAVDILVVAVVGGDETRHIVDAEVLAALGPDGVLVNVARGSCVDETALIAALDEGSIAGAALDVFEGEPAPDARLVASDAVALYPHGGSATRETRAAMAALQRDNIRAFLEGAPLITPVSG from the coding sequence ATGGAAGGGGGCGACACCATGACGACGCCTTGTCTTGCCATCGGGCCGTTCACCGACACGGAGGCCGCCGCGCTGTCCGAGACCTTCGGCGCGCGCCGCCTGGCGCATCCGTCCGAGGTCGCTGACGGCGCCGGGATCCGGGTCGTCGCCTACAAGGGCGGGGCGCCCTTCGGCGCGGCCGAGATGGACCGGCTGCCCGAGCTGGGGCTCGTGGCGAATTTCGGCGTGGGCTACGACGCCATCGACGTCGACGCCGCCCGGGCGCGTGGCATCGCCGTGACCAACACGCCCTACGTGCTCAACGACGACGTGGCCGACCTTGCCGTCGCTCTCACGCTGGCGCAGTTCCGCCGGCTCGCCGAGGGCGACCGGCACGTGCGCTCGGGCGCCTGGGCCGACGGTGCCATGCCGCTGGCGCGGAAGATGTCGGGCCGCCCGGTGGGCATCCTCGGGCTCGGCCGGGTGGGGCGCGAGATCGCCGACCGTTTCGCCGCCTTCAAGGGGCCGGTGCACTACTGGTCGCGCAGCCCCAAGGACACCCCGGGCTGGACCCATCACGCGACCCCCGCCGCGCTTGCCGCCGCGGTCGACATCCTCGTGGTCGCCGTGGTGGGCGGTGACGAGACGCGGCACATCGTCGATGCCGAGGTGCTCGCGGCACTCGGGCCCGACGGCGTCCTGGTCAACGTGGCGCGCGGCTCCTGCGTCGACGAGACGGCGCTGATCGCGGCGCTTGACGAGGGCAGCATCGCAGGGGCGGCGCTCGACGTCTTCGAAGGGGAACCGGCCCCCGACGCACGGCTCGTGGCCTCGGACGCGGTGGCGCTCTACCCGCACGGCGGCTCGGCCACCCGCGAGACCCGCGCCGCCATGGCCGCGCTGCAACGCGACAACATCCGCGCCTTTCTCGAAGGCGCGCCGCTCATCACGCCGGTTTCCGGCTGA